One genomic window of Methanosarcina acetivorans C2A includes the following:
- a CDS encoding YIP1 family protein: MDNLDLNSLLFNPDSFFSRKSKNEVSFKYPALILLVYSALAIASSLLVMNMFRESLSSDLGSSGSSFSSIAIFAGAAGGVLGGLIGTFLTWFILAGILYLISSLFHSTGSFKRTLEFVSYGFVPLIFSGFISFVVSYKLLSSVDFSSMGPQIMVQGIRQVFSNNPFYYTSQIIGILCALLSAYIWVFALLHARNMSIKNSSLTVGIPAGLYIVYLIYQLLFTSGSI; encoded by the coding sequence ATGGATAACCTAGATCTAAATAGTCTATTATTTAACCCGGATTCGTTTTTCAGCAGGAAATCGAAAAATGAAGTCAGTTTTAAGTATCCTGCCCTGATATTACTTGTATACTCGGCACTTGCAATAGCTTCAAGTTTACTTGTCATGAATATGTTTAGAGAATCACTTTCTTCCGACCTTGGCTCATCTGGCTCATCTTTTTCTTCTATAGCAATATTCGCGGGTGCCGCTGGAGGTGTCCTTGGGGGTTTGATTGGAACATTTTTAACATGGTTTATACTGGCTGGGATCCTGTATTTAATATCATCTTTGTTTCATTCAACAGGTTCATTTAAGAGGACTCTGGAATTCGTGAGTTACGGGTTTGTACCACTAATATTTAGCGGTTTCATAAGCTTTGTCGTATCGTATAAATTGCTGTCTTCAGTAGATTTTTCATCAATGGGCCCGCAAATCATGGTACAGGGCATAAGACAGGTCTTCTCAAACAATCCCTTCTATTACACATCACAAATAATTGGAATTTTATGTGCCTTACTATCTGCGTACATCTGGGTGTTTGCACTTTTACATGCCCGAAACATGTCAATTAAGAATTCTTCCCTTACTGTCG